AAAAACCCTTTAATTGTATGATACAGTTGTTGGTCATAATAGAAACAGTCTAAGAAGATGTAAACCAGGTAATTAAGGGCCTGATCACTACTTCTTATAAATGTTCAGCAAGTTTCGTAATAAAGGTTGATGAGCTCACCTAGCACCCATTCCGCATCCGGATCCTCGGTAACCGCCCGGTACTGCAGGACGAAGTAGAGCAAAGGACACCCGTTGTCCGGCCAGGAGTGCAAGCGGACCAGCAGCGAGGTCGAGTTGGGGGCCAGAAGGGCGGTGGAGGCCGGATGACCAGGCGACTGACCCTGAGTGCGCACGTGCAGAATGGTGCTGGTGGGCGAGGTGCCCACCTTGTTCTGGGCACTCAGGTGGATCTGGTACGTGCTGCCACACATCAGGCCCTTGAGCTCATGACTGGAGGCATGACGCGACAATTGCATCTCGTCCGTGTTGCCATTGGCACGCCGATAGAACAAGGTGTAGCCGGTGATGGGTGCATTGCCCGTGAAGCCGCACTTCCAGTGCATCAGGATGCTGCTCGAGGTGGCACTCGTGACATAGAGAACGGGAGCTGTAGGTGGCACTTGGACCATAAGGGTGTGCGTTAGTCGATCCGTTCCAATGCCGTTGTCCACCTGACAGCTGTAGTTGCCACCATCCGCCAGTTGCAGGCTGGAGATGATCAGATCGCCACTGTCCAGCAGCTGGGAGTTATGCAGTCCACCTTGCCGCAGTGCCACATCCGATTTGAACCACTCCCGCTTGGGTTTTCCGACCGCCGTGCAGGGCAATGTAACGGTGGATCTCCAAGGACGCACCACTGGGCCACCAAAGGATATGATCCTAGCCGGTATGCGATTCGTGGTTATTTGCGAGGACACTCGCGAACTCTTGCCCTCGCCCACTCGCGTGCTGGCCGTCACCCAGAACTGGTACTCCATGTGCGGATGCAGTCCCTTGGCTTCGTAGTAGGCCTGCTGTGAGGGCAGACTACGCTTCTCATTGTTCAGCTCCTCGCGACCGTTCACCACGCGTGTGTATAGACTGTACTTGGTGATCACGCCGTTCGGCTCATTTGGTGGCAGCCAAGAGATGTACAGGGATTGCGATGAACTGGACACCACTTTGATGTCAGCCGGTGCCTCGGGAACATCCTCTTCGCTGTGGCAAAACAATGGCTTCGATACCACGCCATCGCCCATACGCGTGTGTGCCAGCACCTGAATGCTGTAGTTGGTGTACTTTCGCAGTCCTGTCAGCACCATGGTGAGTGCTGTCGTTTTCCTGGACTCCACTTCGTCCTTGCTGGGCTGAATGTCGTCGATGATGGGCTCAAATATCAGCTTGTAGCCCTGCAGCAGTCCATTGGTGTGGTAAATTGGCGGTGGTTGCCAGGACACCTGCAGCGATTGGGAGGACAAGGCGGCACAGCGCACGTCCTCTGGCGGCCGACTAGGAActgattaaaaacaaattgaataaaatcaTTAAGATATTGATGTATATTATAGCATTATAAACTTACCATCTTCCATAGTTTGAGCAGCGGTGGGTTCCGAAAGAGGTCCTGGCCCAACCTGATTGAAGGCCTGCACCACCACGGTGTATCGGGCGAACTTTGCCAGTCCGCTGAGTAGTAGCTCTCCATTgccgccatcgccatcgccggaaacggaagtgaaGTTGTATGCCGTATTGCCCGAACTGGAGAGCTTGTAGCCCACATTGTAGCCCTGAATGTCACCATGTCGCAGCTCCGGCAATGGAGCCACCCAACTGATGAGCAGCTCGGTGGAGGACAAAGGTCTGGCGGAGAGGCTAAGCGGAGGTCCTGCCGGGCGCTGTGGTTCCGTGCGCACTATCAGCTCCTGACTGGGTGCACTGCGTCCGGCCGAGCCCTCGGCAATCACACGGAAAGCGTAACGTGTCGCCGGCTTCAGGTTCTCGATCATGGCATTGAAGTGTGGCGGATCCTTGACCTCGATCTGCTGCCACTGGTCCACGAACAAAGCTGGTGGGAGAGAATCTAATTACGTTGGAAACTTTAACATCTCTTCAAATTCGTTAACTCCATTCCATGCATATACGTACGATCTGCCTCGCGGAACTCCACAATGTACTTGGTCACATCGCCGGTGCCCAGAGTTTTGGGCTGCCACTTGATGTTCACCGAACGACTGCTGATCATGGCCGCCTCCAGGACACTGGGTGGCAGTGGTGGTTCCTGGACCTGCAGCTGCACCAGCTGCTGATCGTTGCCATACAGATTGCTGGCCCGACAGAAGTACGGACCACTGTCGGTGGCGTCCACGGTGCGGATTTGCAGCTCGGCGGACACGCCATCTGGTGTGGCCTCCTGCTTCACCGAGATCCTGAAAGCGAATGCAAAGTGCAGCGGTATTACTTTCGTTCGCTTTCCGCAGCATCGGCTGAGTGCACTCACTTGTAATTGGTTGACGGATTCAGCGTGTTCTTGCCCGAGCGCATCCAAACAATGTTAATCGGCTTGTCCCCACTGACGGCACATTGGAGCAGTGCCGTGTCGCCCTTCTTCACCATCACGGAGCGCGATGTGGACGAGAAGTACGGCGAGGCTGAAAACGGCGGGAATTTTGCCCATTTTAATTACGATGTTGCATTCCTCCGGGGGCCACAGCATTGCAATTAACCAAATTGccgggggggggggggggggggggggggcagCCACCAACCATCATCGTTGCTACTTAATACTCACAGTTCACTTTCAGCTGGATGACCTTTCCGATGCCGGTGCCGATGCCATTGTTGGCCTGGCACAGATAGAAGCCCTCGCGATCCTCCTTCAcgtgctgcagcagcagggaGCCATTGCCCAGGAGCTTGGTGAAGGGACGCTCGCGGACTTCCTCGTACTCTCCCGACTTGCTGCCTGTGGGAAGACATTGAAAGCCGCAGAGGATGTTGGTAAATACTAcatgtttttataaaaatatattctctgctaacaaattatatgcattaatTTATATGCAAGACATAGTTAAGCATTATAAAACACACAGTATTATGTGATGATTGTTTCCCGCAGACTTAAGACTAATAATCCATTTTAATTCCGGACTTCGTAAGTTATATAAtcttataatttatatatgctTCAGTGTCTAACCTGTAGCCTTCTTCCACACGATGCTGGGTGTGGGCACACCCTGCGCCTGGCAGTGCAACATAATGTGGCGATTGCGCTCCACATTCGCGTCCACGGGCTCGACGATCCAGCGAGGTGGCActacggggcgtatgcgtgatatgGGGAGAAATAGTTAGCTAACTCGGAAAATGGCTGAGAGAGTTTAGAACGAATGATTGAAATCAAAACTGCTAAGACATACAGTAAGAGTAATGGTTCTTTAGAAAGAGatatagagagagagacagagacagagaggAAAAGTGAAGATTTCTGGCAAAGTAAAAAACGGCATAAAAGAATTTTGCTGTTTACGATCTTAAGATTTTCATTGTGCCTAGCACAAATGTAAAAACTGGTTGAATAGTGGTAGCAATATTGTAGGAACTTTTCAACTAATATACAAAAGGatatctgttttattttttttttttttttgtgggttgGATTGCttcaaaatcaaatacaaaaaattatttcatatGCAACTCAGTCAAAAATGGAACAAAAATAATGTAGATTCTTTGATGTCATCATGTTTAAGGAAAATCATTTAGGAATGTCCGTGGGGAAAATGAATTCATTTCGTTCTTTTGTTGGTGTGCAAGGActttattttgatttctttttgtttcgtaTCTTTTCATATCGTTTCTTTTCGTTTATTCAAATTGATCGCTTTCtcttttgtgtgttttctttGATTCGCCCACGCTCTGTGCCTCGCTGTTTGAAAAAATCGCAAAAAAGGCTTAATATGTTCTGGTATATTCGgcgcataaattaaatgacAAAGGCATGCCAGAagcgaaaattgaaaatatatttgcatagAAATTATAGAATGCGCAACATAAATGTGAACGTGGTGTGAGTTTTATAGTTGGACACGCAGCTAACAAAACAcgaaaaaagcgaaacaataaaatgggaTTTCAAtacagaaaacaaaaccaaaaaaatcaCCCACCATAGCGAcgttttcaataaattataaactgtTTACGTGGCAGCtgcatttaattgccagcCTTTGTTTGTGCAGCaataacaaaatgaaaaatgttaattaaaaattaagcCCGAACAAGGAGCAAATTATAGAGCTCCAAATGAAATTATCAGCTGGCCCAGGGCTCCagtattaattaaaatgatttctGGTTATTATggcataattttttttttattttattctttggggtgtttttgcatagtttggggttggtttttttttttgggtggcaGCGTGTCTAATTCGAATACGGAAAAAATCTTTGcacacaacaacagcagcgtCAGCCTGGGATATGGAGcattggcaaaacaaatagaaatataaacataaataaattaaatttcggATAACTGTGTGCGTCGAGCTCAGCtcgaatataaatataattgcCCACACCCCCAAGCTGGCTGGCGAAATTGGGTGGAAAAAGCTGAACAGAGCAATCTGTGTGTGAAAGGAGGGAAATTCAAAAAACGAATTAAAACGAGAGCTTAAGAACTGAGCACTAGGAGTGGGAggaaacgaaatgaaacgaaaccaAACGGAGAGCAAgcaaatcataaataaattgaaattaaaattcatttgtcACAGCACTACGCGCATGCAGATGGCACCGAGCAAActtaaaattgcatttctaATCTGTACAAAAAGGCAtgcagaaatgaaaaatgcagcATGTTGCAGCCGCTTCTCtagctaaacaaaaaaaaaaaaaaaacaaccatTCTCAACTACATTAGCAAATACTGCGAAGCTTTAAGTTTCTTATCCATTTAGTTTCCCGGTCGGATCTCcggcatttattttctttatttttgcgGTTTAGTTCACATTGCTCTGCAATAAGATTATGTTTAAGCGTTTTGTCACTcacacgcacgcacgcacacGCAATCAGGCACTCACACAAGCGAAAGGGGTGGCtacaccgaaaaaaaatagtCGGGGATTACAATGATATATTTCGAGACAAGTCAAGTAGTTGGTTTCTAGTGCTGCAAATCAGCACATTTGGaatatgcaaaattatttatatttaaataatgtttatCTGTAAGGATACATTGATCCataaattaacataattttgGAGCCTATGTTATTTTTCCAACTAatattgtaaaattaaatgaatccCCTCTCAAGTTTTTTCGGTGTGGAAATATAGTAAGCGATTAGAGAGgccaaaatcaaatttgaagCGTAAGCGCGAGTTTCATAGCATCTTCGAAGGATTTTTTGGGAGGATTCGttgctctcttttttttttttgtgcgaaCTCATTCATTTTCAGCGTTTGCCTTGTTTATTCGTTCGTTAATTAAGCACAGCACATTGAGCATAGTGGAGTATGAAGTGGAGTTTTCGAAAGCTGCAAGTCAAAAATGAAGAGAGAGGAGCCAAGGGGTTAACAAAGGATATTCTGCATGTATCCTGCAGACCGGAGCATCCAGCATCGCACTGGCCGGCAACCAAAAAAATGTGGGGCATTGCGAATAAGGCAAACGAATCTTAAAGCAGCTTGTTATCCATGTTTATGCAAGGagtatttgtataaattataaattacaGCTAATCACAAAGCCGTGCACGCCCTCCGAGCTCGTCAAATTTGAACGACCACCAATTGAATTTTGCGCTGGGAGAGCGCACACTTAATTTATGCAGCTAAAGCCCGACTTGTCGTATAAGAAGCGTTTCAAATAATATGCAGCAAATGAAAAGAGATAAGATATTCATAAGCTTTATGGGTAATTTGTTTAGATTTTTGGTTACGAAGCGCATAAAAAGCAGTGCAGTTAAAACGTTTTACCTGGTGAGACGGTTGTCAAAAAAACCCACAGCGTGCCAAAGCGACTTAAAGGTGACGGGGAACTCTTAATTGTAGATTAGTAGGGGGTTTTCggggatttttttttaagctgtacgttttttattttgagttATGGGTGGTTTTCTTAGTGAAAGTCAAAAAATCAAAGCGCCTTCGGGCTGTGCAACATTCAGTTGCACCGGGGCTTCAGTTCAATAGAACTCCAAAAAAACTGGGTCAGCCCATTGTTCATTGTTGTTAAAAATCAACCAAAAATATCATCAACAACTGAAAATACCATTAAGAAGCTGTTCTTGAATACATCAGCGGGAAAGCAAAAAGTTATTGAGGGGCAAGTGAAGTTGTTCGCTTAGTTTGTATGTGTAGTGTGATTTTGTTGATTGTGTTTTAAGAGAAGTAATATCGCCATAGCTGTTTGTTGTATCGAATAGtatttaatgatttaattattcatttttggATATTTCATATAGGAAATGTGGGTTTCCTGGAGTTTCTAAAGATATTTATTCCACGCCTATAAGTAGGCAATATATTTTGCTTAAGCAGTAATTAGGTTgttctttaaataaatgcttttGAAGAAGTTACTGCAGTTAAAAGACTtgagtttaattttaattttgatagCGTATGGCTTTTCTCTTCTTGTCTGTGGTGTTTATCTGTGGTGATGGGTACGCTAGTACGCTACCTTTGACCTGCAAGAGGGCCGTATACTTGATCTCGGCCGCCGGATTCTTGGCCACGCACGTGTACTCGCCGGAATGCGTGGCCGACAGCGACGGAATGCTCAGCAGGGAGCTGTACTGGTCTAGCATGGTGACATTGGCCCCCAAAAGGTCGGGCAGCGGATCACCGTCCTTCAGCCAGATGAGCTTCAGCGGCGGATCGCCCCTGGACACCCCGCAGACGGTCCTCGTCCGCATGCCCTCGGCCAAACCCTCCTGGAAGGCGAACGGTTCTATGCTCGGCGGCACTGCAAGAGGAAAGATCAGGCGAAACGGGTTAGGATTGGCACAGCTGGTCAAGTGGACACCTGCGCCTGAGGACGACCTGGAGGACGCGATATTCCCACGTTGCTTTACGATTGATGATGATTGCTGATTGTTGTCAATTTGTACGCTCTGTAAACCTTCGCAGTTTTGTTAACACATTCGAATCGAAAAACGCTACTTAATCTTGTACAAACATTCCGAAAGTGGAAACATCATTTACAAAGGATAGCAAGGatcgtatgtatatatatatataaggtaagatgtatgtatatgcaattCAATGGTTCTGTGTTACATGGTACATGAATCAAAGTGCATACAAAAGGAAACTCAACTACTTGCAACTAAACGGGATTACAAATACTGGATAACTCGATTACTGGACTCGTAGGACTCGAGTTCCTCATTCTTTTTACCATTGACCAGCAGGGCCTGCGAGTTCTCCACCTCGGCGGCGGAATTGCGCACCACACAGGAGTAGTTGCCAGTGTGATCGCTGCCCAGATTCTCGATCACCAGGATGCTGTTGTACTGGTCCACCTGCTTCACGGACATGTGCTGTGTGGGATCGATGGGTCGGCCATCCTTGCGCCAGTTGATGGTCAGCGGGAGATCGCCCTTCACCACCGAGCAGGTGAGCGAGGCCCGATCGCCCATGTTCAGCTGCAGGATGTTGGTTTGGAAGGGACTGAGCTTCGGCGGCACTGCAAGGGATCAGCCAAGGATTGATGAGCCAAAAGCGAAGCGAAAGGACAGCACAGCGTGACCGGTGCAAAAAGGTTCCgatttatgaaaatttaatcaGCACAGCGCCTCATTAGGGCGCAGATTCATTAACATTAGCactaatgaaaaaaaaacgggGTGCCGTTCATCCTTGCTCTCCTTCAGCTTCCTTTTTTTCAtactttttggtttttttgttttcaatttaccAACTTTTAAGCTTAGATTATTGCGCATATTTAATTAGAGCAGAAGCAAAAAGTACATGTACCCGACTGAAAgccgaaacaaaacaaaattaagcagaatccaaaaaaaaaaaaattaaaaaggggaaaaacaaatgcaaaaaggtTGGCGAAAAGGAGCAACTTGAAGCGCCATAGGAAACTACTTAGTTTGCtgttaataattaaaatgcaattttcactTCGTTTCGTAGCCCGCTGCTTGATGTCATCGTTCGGGGAAAAAGAGCTGTGAAAGAAACCAACCTCGACCTCCTCTTGTTTATCTATTTCACTGTGTTTTCATGCTTTTTTTCTCCCTGGGTTTTCCCTGGGTtttctttgggttttttagtttactttttttctttttacttttctttgCACATACTAACCTATGACCGTCACCTCGCCACTCCGCCGGGCACTGTGACCCTGCTTGTTCCTCGCCCAGCACGTATAGACGCCGGAATCGGAGTTCTTCTGCACGGGACTGATGGTCAGCGAGCCGTCCGGCTGGACACGTTGACGTATGTCATCCGGCAGTTCGCGTCCACCACGCTCCCAGTGGATCTCCTCGATGGGATAGCCGGCCACCGGGCACTTCAGATTCAATGTCTCGCCGGAGACGGCAGTTACCTTCGGTATCAGTCGAATGTAGGGAAGACCTGTGATGGAATTGGGAAAAAAGCGCCAGTTGGTGAGTTAGATGTAGATGGGAATATGGAGCTTTTTTGGGGGAATGTAAATGCTTAACAGATTTGCGCGTACGTTGCTTTTTTAATAATGCAGTAAACAACGGCACATACAGTGGCAAAAAAAAGTGGCACCACAAAGAGCAGTTACACTGAGCAGAAATGTGAACAAAATTGAAACAGCTTCAAGTATCTTAAGAACTCATTATTGCTTGAAGTAAATTTAAGTTactacatttaaatatatttgtttgtaacGAATTAGGCTTAAGAACAACAGCTTTTGAGTGCCTACAAATGGTAActctttttttctgtgcagACAACAGGAAGCGGAGCACAATGTAATATGCATATCCTGGCTGGTTTCGTCCTGTCTCCAGTGCCCCCCGCCAAAACACTTTTCGGGAACGTGGAAGGAAATAATGCAGCAACTGTCGCTCGGTGGAGGccgcaggagcaggaacagcagcCGCTGAAGGAGCAGCTCCACCAGCTGCCTGGTGGGCTGAGTTTTTCCTCCACTTTTTTTCTGCGGAATATGCATAATTCCCGAGCACGTCATACGTGGTctcacaaaaacacacacacggtgtgtgtgtgtgtgtgtgtttttccgAAGCTGAGTGGATGGGGATTTTTGTAATCACCGCCATTACCAAGTCGCGCAATCAGCGACATCGCCGAGCTTTAAACTAAATGATGATGGTGGGTGTGGGATTCATTTGCTCCTTTTTTGCAGCTCCGCTGGCAAACAATGTTTGCAGGGTATGCGGAAATTGTCAAAGGAGTCGAAAGGACGAGAGGTATGAGCAGGTACTTCTGACATACTTTTTTGCATTCATTTGATTATCATAGCAAATCACTTGAGTCTTCAACTTTCGTCCAAGGCTAAGCCAACCCTAagtttatttgatttcgaGTGATAAATGTCGAACGTAGATAGCTGAATGCTTAGGGCTTTTCCCCTtgcttttccccattttcccttttttttttagttgagaCCAGCAGAGCATCGTTTAGTCGAGAAGGGATTTTTCGTGAATTTACTTGACtttatttttcaactttttcaCTGCAAAACTTTGTAAACATGGCGCAGTTTTTGCCGCCGCTGTCGTTTTGTGTTTGCACTCCTGCTCCTCGTTCTTTCTCGCTGGCAACgccattttgtttgcctggcgacacaaaaatatttgatttcttGCAAAAACAAGGCAGATGGTGCGCGTGCTGCTGGGaaatgccactgccactggaAAATGGGTGGATTTTTGGGTGGATTTCCCTCGTCCTTCCCTCGGCAGGACTTTGTGTTGGGTTGGATGGTGGAAGGAAAGCACTGCAGTCAGCCGAGAGCCATGTTCAACAGAAGTGTGCGCCTCGAACAACACTTCACTGCTGCAAAGGCACAAAAGTAAACTTGCTGGAGGATGGGACATGGACCCAAAGGATCTGGCCGACAAACTAGGGGGATGTGTGGCAACAGTAAGAACATGGCAAACGTGttgtaaaacaaaatcaaGCAAAAGTaggcaaatgccaaaaaggaAGAGCACCCAGAGCCTCGAGCGCGGAGAACGTTTAAGTGCATATGTAAGTAGCCGGCCATATTTGTATCTGCACGGAGGGAAATGCTTCAGTTACTTATCTCGAATGGCCTtctgaaaatatataactttCACCAAGGGATGCTCAACTAGCTGCAGGAACTCATCAACTAGCAGTACCCCTAATTTAATAGTTACTCATATTgtatattgttatatttgaTCATGATATACCAGATATTGGGTGGCATGGTTTCAATTTCGCGGATCCTCTCATGCATTCTAAGCCACTTACTTAGCCATTAACTTTTTCCCATGTGCATCtgtgtgtttgagtgtttGGGTGTGAGTAAGTGTGAATACCACgtaccataaatattcaagcGCGCCGCATGCTGCACTCGTCCTGCGCGATTCTCCGCGTTGCAGGCGTACTCGCCACCATCCTCGACCATGACGTGGCTTATGTTAACATGACTAATTACATCGCCATGCACGGTGATGTATTGTCCGATCATAAATctgaaatggcaaaaaaggGATGGTTTTGGATGAGAGcacaaaaaacacattaaTATTTGCTTGGTTGCGATTTTAGCGATGGTtgcacgcggcgtatgcgcaatgttcggttgtttggttgtttgctGCTCTAcaattgttttcttgttttcgaGCTGCCGCTGCATATTTAAGCGtgcacacaccacacacaaccaaacacacacatacacgaaCGCACACTCATCAGCTAGGCACACTTCAAAAATGCAGCCTGACCCAAATCCCTTTTGACTGTAGgcttcattttgtttttgtcgtATTTTTGCGTTTAGTTTTTTtcctctatttttttttaaacgtTAGTTTTTTTCCTATGCCACATTTAGTCGTAATGAAGGCTGTCAGTCGAGCTGTCGGGGCTTAGCATAGTTTCCATATTGCTGTCAATGTcatgtgccacgcccacgaaTGCGAATACGACATCCACTTAATGCCAAGCCGTTACGCCAGGACTCAAATAATGAGGGGGAAAAAAAGGATTTTACGAGGCGCTCAAGTTGGCATTAAGTTCTGCGTTCTGCGTTTGGTCCTTTGGCTCTTGTCCTTTGTTTGCCACGCTTTCTTATTGGCACAGACGCATTAATTACAGGCAACATtgttacgcatacgccatgtggcaCTCACACAATCGGCTCTTACGGCATCTTGCAGCGCTGTgaatgtatgtgtatgtatggcTGTAACTAtaagtgtatgtgtgtgtttgaggATATGCGAGGGGATTGCGTTCTAAGCCAGCACACCCGCCGGCTCATTAGTTTGTGGCCCGGCTCGGTGGCAACTTTTCAATTGGCATTACGGCCGCAGTTGGAAGTTGGAGCCAACGAGAGTTGTAGTTGTAGAAGTCGGAGAACAATAATGGCGGAGGCAAagtaattacaattttaattaacttttgcAGCAGCCGCATCCTGTGGCTACTGGGGATTCAACTTCGTGGCTTGGGGGGCTTATGAATGCATAAGCCAGCCCGCGAGAAGCGCTGATTTCCCCCAAAGAAGGCGTGGCCAAGTCAAGCCGAAAAATCTTTATGGAGTGTGCCGAGGCCTGGAAAAACTGTGGCAACTGTagttaaatgaaaatgaagctggctggcaaaaaaaaatataaccaGTCGCATTCGGAAGGGAGACGACACTCAGTCGTTGGCTGCAGCACTTGTGAGCGGTGGCAACAATGGCGAGGACCAAATTGCAACAAAGTCGCACAcatccgcattcgcatccgtATCCCCAtgtccgcatccacatccgcacaACGCCGGCTTAAGCGGCATTGCAGAAGTTTaacggtgtgtgtgtgtgtgtgtgtgtgctcgccAGTGTGTGTGGAGCGTAAAACGCTTTGGCTGCAACAATATAAACCTAATAGCCTGGCGCGGCTTTTGTGTGCTGTTTTAGCTGATTGCAGAGTGAGTGCCCGGCTCAGTGGGTGGCTTAATTCCGGGCAGCCAGCCGAAAAGGGGAAGCAGTGGTAAGAATTTCACTGGGTGCCACTTGCAGCTTGGCCCCTTCCACTCTTTCTCACTCTCTCACTCAAGTGGCAGAAGCGAAAAGTTTCGTGGCTTAAGCTTATGAAATAttatgaatttcaatttagcCAAATCTAGTTTGCACTTGTATCGCAAGCAGGTTAGTTTGCAGGCACAATTGGATCTTATATAAATTTAGCTTTCAAAATATGAAGTTGGGAAAATTTTATAAGCAAGTAAGAATTTTTCAATTACAACTTGTGTGCTTTAAGTGTATATATGAGGGTTCACTGTAGTTCACATGGCTTTGTGGCGCTTGAAAAGGCGTTCCTCGTGCAACTTAAGCGTTTCCCCATTTAGGCCAAAATTACACATATTTCCATAACGCCTGCAGTTGTAGACAAACGCATCACGCACACACGCCTCCGTCGCCGTCTTAGCAGCTCCGCCGGAAAAGTAGGAAATCTGTAGGAAAACACCAAGGAAAAGCGCGGAGGAAAAGCTGGGGGGAAAGATGCCGGCTCAACAGCCTTAGCCCGAGTTGCTGGTACCGCCGCAGacaaacttttgaaaatggCGTAAAATGAGCGTTTGAGTGTTGCGTTACCTCGTGCGCGCAATCATTTAATTTCCGCCTCGAGGCGTCTGCCCTCCATCCActttcccccccccccctcgCTTTTCCGACCATTTCCCAACACTTCCACCGACATGCCTGTTTGCCTGTCTGTCTGCCACTCCaacttgtgtgtgtttgtgtttgtgtgtgtgtgtgagtgtggtgtgtgtgtttgtgcgtctgtgtattaaataaatacacttACCAAGTTGATATACCTTTAAACCGAATAATGTAAACCACTTAAAACTCGGCAATAACAACGCAAACAGCAAGAGAATTTGCGCAGCATTTCAAAggatc
This portion of the Drosophila santomea strain STO CAGO 1482 chromosome 3L, Prin_Dsan_1.1, whole genome shotgun sequence genome encodes:
- the LOC120447995 gene encoding Down syndrome cell adhesion molecule-like protein Dscam2 isoform X12, producing the protein MGDRASLTCSVVKGDLPLTINWRKDGRPIDPTQHMSVKQVDQYNSILVIENLGSDHTGNYSCVVRNSAAEVENSQALLVNVPPRWIVEPVDANVERNRHIMLHCQAQGVPTPSIVWKKATGSKSGEYEEVRERPFTKLLGNGSLLLQHVKEDREGFYLCQANNGIGTGIGKVIQLKVNSSPYFSSTSRSVMVKKGDTALLQCAVSGDKPINIVWMRSGKNTLNPSTNYKISVKQEATPDGVSAELQIRTVDATDSGPYFCRASNLYGNDQQLVQLQVQEPPLPPSVLEAAMISSRSVNIKWQPKTLGTGDVTKYIVEFREADHSLPPALFVDQWQQIEVKDPPHFNAMIENLKPATRYAFRVIAEGSAGRSAPSQELIVRTEPQRPAGPPLSLSARPLSSTELLISWVAPLPELRHGDIQGYNVGYKLSSSGNTAYNFTSVSGDGDGGNGELLLSGLAKFARYTVVVQAFNQVGPGPLSEPTAAQTMEDVPSRPPEDVRCAALSSQSLQVSWQPPPIYHTNGLLQGYKLIFEPIIDDIQPSKDEVESRKTTALTMVLTGLRKYTNYSIQVLAHTRMGDGVVSKPLFCHSEEDVPEAPADIKVVSSSSQSLYISWLPPNEPNGVITKYSLYTRVVNGREELNNEKRSLPSQQAYYEAKGLHPHMEYQFWVTASTRVGEGKSSRVSSQITTNRIPARIISFGGPVVRPWRSTVTLPCTAVGKPKREWFKSDVALRQGGLHNSQLLDSGDLIISSLQLADGGNYSCQVDNGIGTDRLTHTLMVQVPPTAPVLYVTSATSSSILMHWKCGFTGNAPITGYTLFYRRANGNTDEMQLSRHASSHELKGLMCGSTYQIHLSAQNKVGTSPTSTILHVRTQGQSPGHPASTALLAPNSTSLLVRLHSWPDNGCPLLYFVLQYRAVTEDPDAEWVLVSNALKPQRRIVVNNLQPSTLYQLRMEAHNVAGISQAEFNFVTLTKDGDPPPPEIMHRGHGGQTNVIFANINLLIPTIAAVSGMFCTIIMIIVCYRHMLKNAPPLAEQSQIQKESLENRANSEAAQRERYYATIHKVSMQNNDKIPETSEDISPYATFQLSEAGGNMSQPHHGGPANTLLHSFMYHERALAEGCSSPPPAASKNRRRHSRKTEPESEESESDQDQLTSSRTESSNQHEGKIKHSIIYHGAQSSTSSDLSPMSEQKSLPRRGRSRYHHQQYQFSTNTTPRHHNSNKMNNNTTSNTNTTATNTTATPSTSSNSNKILSPRGGNLKSISSTFKSQDSIQCHIPTLVKSPSISTQQQKQFHKQQLQNSSNNSQHSSSNPNSSSLKQQQPLLITPKLHQLEANGQELLGLDGIGNSPLVACMPPSSQFRPIPHKSIMPAHEPPHHHNHNQQSHPHQQQQQQLQQQHPGTLLNPSTAMLSSKFFTAPTLPK